A window of Dethiosulfovibrio salsuginis genomic DNA:
TCTGAGAGAACCTTGGGGTCGATCGTGTGAAATTTCACAACGACGTTGTCGGGAAGGACGGAGCGGGTCAAATGGCTCTCGAGGGAGCTGTCTCCTAAGATGGCAACGTCAACAAAGATCGGTTGTATCATAAAACCACTCCTTACCTGTCAAGTCGACCTAAAGGGGACCTCTAAAAACTCACACTTGAGTCCCCTCGGAGAGACCGTCCCGCCTGCGCCCTGTCTCGCCCAATCGTATACTCGACCTGCCTGTTCCGTACGAACCGCCTCGGAGGGCACGTCCTGTGCCCCCTCGGCTTGGGGCGACGTCCTCTCGCCCCATTCTACTACACGACGGCAGGTCGAAAATACGGGCTCGAATGGGCTACGTCGGAACGATCTCTCCGAGGAATAGCTTTTTTAGAGATGCCCTAAAGTACGTGAAAACTCGTTCTCTCCCTATGATACCACTGGGTGACAAAAGTGTATCGGTGTTTTCCCCCTGGTTTTTTGGACAGTTGAGCCGGTTCATAATAAAATGGTTCTCGTTTACCGCTTATATGGCGATAGATTCCAGAGGTGAAATATCAGATTGTAACAGGAGGCGGTATCTGTGGGGGAGAACGATTTAACGAGACTTGAACATCCTATCGATTTGCTTATAGAGAGAGATGGAGATAGAGAGGCCCTTTGGTGGGGGGGAAGGTGGATAACCAGGAAAGAGCTGGATCGTGTGGCAAGGGAGAATCAGGGGAAACTGTCCCAGGCCGGTTTTGGCAGAGGACACAGGCTGGTTACCCTGATGCCAAACTGCCCTGCTTTCTTGGCTCTGGCCTTAGCTGTGTGGAGGCTAGAAGGGACGTTGGTGCCCTTGAACCATCGCTCTGGCTCGGAGGTGCTTCTTCCGACTCTGGATCTGGTGGACCCCTTTACGGTGGTCTACGGAGAGGCGGACGTCAAGACCGGCGATCTGGTTGCTTCCTATCCCTCCTCCGTTGTGGATCAAGACGGTGTCCTCCAGGAGGTCAAAGGGGCCCAAGGCAGCGAGGTGACCGATCCCGATTTTGCGGTCATATTCGCCACCTCCGGGACTACCGGCCTTCCTAAGGCGGTTCCCCTGACCCACGGTAACCTTATGGACAACGTCGACAGGTGTTGGGAGTTTTTGGGTTTTTCCCAGGAGGACAGGATCCTCTGGGTCCTTCCGAACTTCCACTCCTTCGGGCTGACCTTAGGGGGATTGATGGGGCTTGTAAGAGGGGCCAGACAGATTGTAGTTCCCCTGTTTATGCCTCCTGCGGCGACCTTGGAGGCCATCCACTCCGGTGGGGCAACGGTGCTTTTGCTCGTCCCCGCTATGGTGGAGTTCATGAAGCGGGCCATTCAGCACGGAGCCCCAAAACCGGAGACCGTCAGAATGGTGGTTACCGGAGGGGACAGGCTGAACCTGGAGCTTGACTCCGCCGCGGTGGAGTTCCTAGGTGTCCCTATCCTCGAGGGCTACGGCACCACCGAGTGTTCGCCGGTTGTGGCGGTAAACAGATGTTACGACAGTAGAAAGCTCGGGACCATCGGTGAGATTTTGCCTGGCTACTCCTGGGAGGTCAGAGACGACTCGGGAAGGGCCGTTGGACCGGGGGAGGACGGCATACTCTGGGTCAAAGGTCCATCGGTGTTCGGTGGATATTACAAGGCACCGGAGATATCCAGCGAAAAGCTCGTAGACCGATGGTACGACACCGGCGACGTGGTCAGGTACGACGAGGAGGGTTATATCACCGTACTCGACAGGGTGAGCGACCTCATCATAGTAGGTGGCTTTAACGTCTATCCTCAGGAGGTAGAAAGGGTCCTGAACCGGCATCCTGCGGTGGCTCAGGCTGCGGTAGTGGCCACCGATCACCCTGTTCAGGGTCAGATAGGCAGGGCCTTCGTCGTCCTGAAGGAAGGGACCTCCGCCACCTCCAGGGAGATGATCTCCTTCTGTAAGGGCAAGCTGGCTCACTACAAAATACCTCGGGTGTTCGACTTCGTCGATTCTCTGCCTATGTCTCCATCGGGCAAGATACTAAGGCGGGAGCTTCGAGGAAGGGATTAGTAAAGCACAGGAGACGGCCAGGTTTACCGGTCGTCTCCTGTGCTTTACTAAAAGGCCTTAAAGCCGACAAAATCCTCTCTGATGGCTAGATATCTCTTTTTAGCGGTCTCCATATGGTTCTCTTCCATCTCTTTGAGCTTTAAAAACATATCCCTGGTCTCGCCGGAGGCCTCTTCAGCCATCCTGCCGTAAAGTTCAGAGGCCCTCATCTCGGAGAGATAGGCAGCAGAGGCTATTCTGAGAAGGCTGGTGACGTCGCCGAAGTCGGAGGTCTGGACCTTGAGCTCCGGTTCCACCACGATATCCGGGTTCCGCTGGAAAGGCTCTCCAAACTGCTTTATGTAAAGCTTCTTTAGCCCTTCCTCGTGTTCCTTTTCCCATTCCGAAAGCTCTAAAAGCTCCCTTTTGAGGTAGTCTTTGTCGGTGTTCTCCGACCAGGCCAGGTAAAACTCGCTTGCCTCCATCTCCGCGTGGATCGCCAGGTTTAAAGATTCTCTCATTCCCACGATTCATTCCCCTCCTTTTATTCTGTCTCCCCTTCAGGACGACAAAGTGGCCCCTATTCTGATGGCGACAGGGATCGTCTGGTCCACTATCTCTATCAGCCGAAACAGGGCAATTCCCGATTTTATGACCTCTGTGTCCGAGGACTTCGCCATCGCCTCTAAGGTGCCTTCCCTCATCAGAGGCAGTTTTTTTCTGGAGGGAGGTACCGACGTGCCAGGCATAAATCTCCTGACAGGGGAGGGGGTGATGTCCTCAAGGATGCTCTCTATGTAGGGAAGAAGCTGTTCCAGTATGCCGTTCATCCTCTCGTCCTGTCCGCAGTTGACGAGCACCGCCAGGTTTGCCGCCTCACTCAGGGACTTCGATAGGTTCAGCAGCTCCCTCTCTATAGGTTGATCCGATATGGACTCATTCTCCTGAAAGAACAGCTCCTCGACGATATGGCCGTTTCTCGCCGCCTGAGCCAGGGCTGAGGTGTCCCCCTCTTTCAATCCTCTCATGGTTCCTCTCAGAGAAGCGACGGTAGCGGTACACATCTGATTTATGAGTGGAGACATCTTCGGTGTGTTGGAACTGGAGGAACATTCTTTTCTCTTTACCTTCAATCTAGGTAGACTGTCTTCGTATCTCATGGCACCACCGCCTTTTTAGGCCTATTTTACATCCTAAAGGGCTAAAATCGAAGGGGTAGCGGCGATAAAAGGGGTCTCTAGGGGCTGACCATCGCTGATCTTTATCCCGTTATCCTTAAGGTGTAAAATGGCATCAAGGTAGAGCGATAAGGAGGGGTTTTTATGAGCAAAAGGATAGGGATCTCCTTCGGCCCTAAGGGGATCGAGGAGAAGGCGAAAAGGATATTAGGGGATAAAGGGGAGATAGTGTGGCTTTCCGAGGAGTCCGATAGGGTTGGGGCTATCGAAAGGTGCGATCTGGTGCTAGGCCAGTTTTTCTCTGAGAAGGAATTCTCCCCTGAGGAATGGGGAGCTCTGGAGAGGGTTCCGGCGGTCCACACCGTTTCCGCTGGGGTGGATCAGGTTCCTGTGGGCCGTCTAGGTGCCCACACCGATCTGTACGCCAACGTAGGAGGGTGGGCCCCTCCTATAGCGGAGCACGTCCTGGCTATGGCCCTGTGTTGTTCCAGGAGGCTCGTTCAGCAGACCAATGACATGGCGTCGGGGGATTTCAAATATCTGGGCTACGGCCTTAAAACCCTTAAAGGCAAGGTCGCCCTTATGGTTGGCTACGGAGGAATAGCAAGGGAGACCGCTAAAGAGCTGTCGACCTTCGGCATGGAGGTCCAGGGGCTGGGTCGATCGGTACCAGAGGACCCTCTTCTGTCCAAAGGCTGGGCGATAGAGGATCTCAAAGCCGCCCTAGCCGGTGCGGAACTTGTGGTGATATGTCTTCCTCTCAACTCCCGGACAAAAGGTCTGTTCGATCGGTCGGTTCTCTCCGCTATGAAGGAGGACTGTATCTTCGTCAACATAGCCAGGGCGGCCATCGTGGACGAGAGGGCACTATACGAGAGGGCGGCGTCCTGTCCAAACTTTCTAGTCGCCCTGGACGTCTGGTGGGACGAGCCTCGGGAGGGCGGCGAGTTTAAGACCGAGACCCCCCTTCTGGAGTTGCCGAACGTAGTGGGCTCCGCCCATAACTCCAACCAGACCGAGATAGCTATGGATCATGCCCTGGAAGTCGCTATGGAAAACTGCGGTCGAATACTCACAGGCGATAAGGCCCAGGGCAGGATCGATAAAGGAGAGTACCTTTAGGGAACCTCTACAAACTCACTTTCGAGTCCCCTCGGAGAGATCGTTCCGCCTACGCCCTGTTTCGCCCAATCGTATACTCGACCTGCCTGTTTCGTACGAACCGCCTCGGAGGGCACGTCCTGTGCCCCCTCGGCTTGGGGCGACGTCCTGTCGCCCCATTCGTTCTACACGACGGCAGGTCGAGTATACGGGCTCAAATGGGCTACGTCGGAACGATCTCTCCGAGGATTAGAGTTTTTAGAGGTGTCTTTAGGTCGCGGCACCTTTGAGTGCATCTCTTAGGGAGGCGATGTGATGTCTTTCCCCGAAGACCATTATCCTGTCGCCTCCCATTATCCTCTGACTTCCTTTAGGGTTGTATATGGCGTCTCCCTCGTTCTTCAGTATTGCCAGAATCGTCACGTCGTAGGCGTTTCTGAAGTCCAGCTCTATGAGGTTTTTCCCCGCCATGGAGGATCCCTCCCATACGGTGATCGTCGAGAAGTCCAGATCCAGCTTTCTGGAGATGACCACCAGATCCATCAGATCGGCCACCGATGGCTTTAGAGATGCCCTGACGAGAGATGCGGCTCCTGCCTCGACGGGGTTTACCACTCTATCTACCCCCGCTTTGGTGAGGACCGATACCGACTTGGCGTCGTTTGCCCTGGCCACGATCCTGATGGACTTGCATATAGACCTGGCGGTGAGGGCTACGTAGACAGTCTCTGCGTCGCTGTCTAAGGTGATTATCAGACCCTTAGCCCTGGCTAGCCCCGCTTTTTCGAGAACCTCCTCCTCGCTGGCGTCGCCGAAAACCATAGGCATCCCTCTATCTCGGGCATCTACCACTTTTTCCTCGTTTTTGTCGATGACCGCGAAGGGGACCTCCTCGTTTACCAGTATATCCGCCACCTGTCTGCCGTATCGT
This region includes:
- a CDS encoding AMP-binding protein, with translation MGENDLTRLEHPIDLLIERDGDREALWWGGRWITRKELDRVARENQGKLSQAGFGRGHRLVTLMPNCPAFLALALAVWRLEGTLVPLNHRSGSEVLLPTLDLVDPFTVVYGEADVKTGDLVASYPSSVVDQDGVLQEVKGAQGSEVTDPDFAVIFATSGTTGLPKAVPLTHGNLMDNVDRCWEFLGFSQEDRILWVLPNFHSFGLTLGGLMGLVRGARQIVVPLFMPPAATLEAIHSGGATVLLLVPAMVEFMKRAIQHGAPKPETVRMVVTGGDRLNLELDSAAVEFLGVPILEGYGTTECSPVVAVNRCYDSRKLGTIGEILPGYSWEVRDDSGRAVGPGEDGILWVKGPSVFGGYYKAPEISSEKLVDRWYDTGDVVRYDEEGYITVLDRVSDLIIVGGFNVYPQEVERVLNRHPAVAQAAVVATDHPVQGQIGRAFVVLKEGTSATSREMISFCKGKLAHYKIPRVFDFVDSLPMSPSGKILRRELRGRD
- a CDS encoding ferritin-like domain-containing protein, translated to MRESLNLAIHAEMEASEFYLAWSENTDKDYLKRELLELSEWEKEHEEGLKKLYIKQFGEPFQRNPDIVVEPELKVQTSDFGDVTSLLRIASAAYLSEMRASELYGRMAEEASGETRDMFLKLKEMEENHMETAKKRYLAIREDFVGFKAF
- a CDS encoding 2-hydroxyacid dehydrogenase → MSKRIGISFGPKGIEEKAKRILGDKGEIVWLSEESDRVGAIERCDLVLGQFFSEKEFSPEEWGALERVPAVHTVSAGVDQVPVGRLGAHTDLYANVGGWAPPIAEHVLAMALCCSRRLVQQTNDMASGDFKYLGYGLKTLKGKVALMVGYGGIARETAKELSTFGMEVQGLGRSVPEDPLLSKGWAIEDLKAALAGAELVVICLPLNSRTKGLFDRSVLSAMKEDCIFVNIARAAIVDERALYERAASCPNFLVALDVWWDEPREGGEFKTETPLLELPNVVGSAHNSNQTEIAMDHALEVAMENCGRILTGDKAQGRIDKGEYL
- a CDS encoding potassium channel family protein, producing MSTDRQTRYLIGWISAVTIIGILGMRFFLQLSWIDAIFYTATTVSTVGYGAPPGIEGPEKIFLALLIAASLGTVGYAIGIVSQNFFSHHLKSSLGKGHDRRIVKMQDHWIICGLGRYGRQVADILVNEEVPFAVIDKNEEKVVDARDRGMPMVFGDASEEEVLEKAGLARAKGLIITLDSDAETVYVALTARSICKSIRIVARANDAKSVSVLTKAGVDRVVNPVEAGAASLVRASLKPSVADLMDLVVISRKLDLDFSTITVWEGSSMAGKNLIELDFRNAYDVTILAILKNEGDAIYNPKGSQRIMGGDRIMVFGERHHIASLRDALKGAAT